In Lagopus muta isolate bLagMut1 chromosome 32, bLagMut1 primary, whole genome shotgun sequence, the following proteins share a genomic window:
- the LOC125686134 gene encoding olfactory receptor 14J1-like: protein MPNSSSISQFLLLALADTRQLQLLHFWLLLGIYLAALLGNGLISTAVACHHRLHTPMYFFLLNLALLDLGCISTTLPKAMANALWDTRHISYEGCAAQVFFFLFLFSAEYCILTIMSYDRYVAICKPLHYGTLMDSRACATMAAAAWGTGALFALLHTANTFSQPLCHGNAVDQFFCEIPQILQLSCSASDYYRETVFIEVSVLAILGCFIFIVVSYVQMFRVVLRMPSEQGRHKAFSTCLPHLTVVSLFVSTDFLAYMKPPSISSPSLDLVVSFLYSVVPPTLNPLIYSMRNQELKDAVRKMMSWTNFSRDRLLICLNK from the coding sequence ATGcccaacagcagctccatcagccagttcctcctCCTGGCGTTGGCAGACAcgcggcagctgcagctcctgcacttctggctcttgctgggcatctacctggctgccctcctgggcaacggcctcatcagcacagccgTAGCCTGCCACCACCGCCTGCACACCCCCatgtacttcttcctcctcaacctCGCCCTCCTCgacctgggctgcatctccacCACTCTCCCCAAAGCCATGGCCAATGCCCTCTGGGACACCAGGCACATCTCCTATGAAGGATGTGCTGCAcaggtctttttctttttgtttttgttctcagcAGAGTATTGCATCCTCACCATCATGTCCTATGACCGCTACGTTGCCATCTGCAAGCCCCTGCACTACGGGACCTTGATGGACAGCAGAGCTTGTGccaccatggcagcagctgcctggggcacTGGGGCTCTCTTTGCTCTGTTGCACACTGCCAATACATTTTCTCAGCCACTGTGCCATGGCAATGCTGTGGAtcagttcttctgtgaaatcCCCCAGAtcctccagctctcctgctcagCATCAGATTACTACAGGGAAACTGTATTTATTGAGGTTAGTGTTCTTGCCATACTTGGATGTTTTATATTCATTGTTGTGTCCtatgtgcagatgttcaggGTTGTGCTGAGGATGCCCTCTGAGCAGGGACGACACAAAGCCTTCTCCACATGCCTCCCTCACCTCACTGTGGTCTCCCTCTTTGTCAGCACTGACTTTCTGGCCTACATGAAGCCCCCATccatctcttccccatccctggaccTGGTGGTTTCATTTCTGTACTCAGTGGTGCCTCCAACACTAAACCCCCTCATCTACAGCATGCGGAACCAGGAGCTCAAGGATGCAGTGAGGAAAATGATGTCATGGACAAATTTCAGCAGGGATCGTCTTCTCATCTGTCTCAACAAATGA